Proteins co-encoded in one Helicoverpa zea isolate HzStark_Cry1AcR chromosome 30, ilHelZeax1.1, whole genome shotgun sequence genomic window:
- the LOC124644365 gene encoding uncharacterized protein LOC124644365 yields MLFSLLYVVSGKSYEKPAKKLLTESMGQEVIEIGTPIKELPMGLEEEPSADEDDEKKITTSTPPSSNKKDSKKATHTTVKKEVKHVEKTDSLNADEDEARIEKELAEIYKDTADYKSDSSEEKDVASETSVEQHTQESTTTNKPDNLEETDNTDNTDKPLVRQNYRKANNLKFEPDSTRKSDVERFRTSVDDINCNVRQKLVGNPPTDGAFDTFNHGISIIITTLCFVFICI; encoded by the exons ATGTTATTTTCACTACTCTATGTTGTCTCTGGTAAGAGTTATGAAAAACCTGCGAAAAAGCTGCTGACCGAGTCTATGGGACAGGAGGTGATCGAAATTGGGACTCCTATAAAAG AACTGCCAATGGGTTTAGAGGAAGAACCTTCGGCTGATGAAGATGATGAGAAGAAGATCACCACCAGCACTCCACCGTCATCAAATAAAAAGGATTCTAAGAAAGCCACT CATACCACTGTCAAGAAAGAAGTGAAGCATGTTGAGAAGACAGACAGTTTAAACGCTGATGAAGATGAAGCTAGGATAGAGAAGGAATTGGCTGAAATATACAAGGATACCGCAG ATTACAAGAGTGACAGTTCTGAGGAGAAAGACGTGGCTTCAGAAACGTCTGTGGAACAGCATACTCAAGAATCTACCACTACTAATAAACCTGATAACCTAGAGGAAACTGACAATACTGATAATACTGATAAACCTTTAGTAAGGCAGAATTACCG GAAAGCCAACAACTTGAAGTTTGAACCGGACTCGACTCGCAAGTCGGATGTGGAGAGGTTCAGGACATCCGTGGACGATATCAATTGTAATGTCAGACAGAAATTAGTTGGCAAT CCGCCAACGGATGGAGCATTTGACACGTTCAACCACGgaatatcaataattataactaCCCTATGctttgtttttatatgtatttaa